One window from the genome of Candidatus Cloacimonadaceae bacterium encodes:
- a CDS encoding caspase family protein — protein sequence MKRTITIICLGIICGVLWADLSFETLTLSGWIKTPFSSTALEAERAYRISEYQNLVKGEFETIAQFEQRKKDVNARVAAITREYEQKINDARAAHNAYIAKLDLRMRQILNQSRETIQMKGTLGAYDSETQKFKVSIPGKTFDVVVPLDKAPGVKQNFAKYSLSVTRQLNQNMGWDYLEAKLSGEAGTFASTDKAPALGGSTTIISIIPPRLEAIISFSEPGGNNMLDAEETATLTININNSGKGSANMVEAIFNLTGSSAVSYPGSLYFGEVKAGQTVSQSITLKGESGLTDTQVELRISFREQNGFPPDDKPLKFSTKALLAPDIYIADSGIADQSKNGKIEPGEQVEVRARIHNRGQGIAKGVSAEVNLGELTYFMQGSGALHNLGDIPSGGYKDIVFDIISAKTATKLEIKINLNEARGRFSNLNQPLNLAFNRAEKTAEAMIITGKHSQAQIRAAPSLSIDIEQGIPTFGKANKNRWGVVIGIENYRNASSVRFARRDAEFMKEYFNKVLGIPMANIYEKLDEHATSGTLREIFDPRGWLDKNASHKDCEIFIYYSGHGAPDINSKKAYLLPYDGNPDYASISGYDLETLYANLQNLKAKQITLFLDSCFSGANRENEIILAGARPVSIKTETPKAAGNLSVFAASSGSEIASSYSDKLHGLFSYFLMKGMRGDADINMDNKITLQELNEYLIENVPATARRMGREQNPQLMSGEPGRVLIQW from the coding sequence ATGAAACGGACAATTACGATTATTTGCCTGGGGATAATTTGCGGAGTCCTTTGGGCAGACCTCAGCTTTGAAACGCTGACGCTAAGTGGGTGGATAAAGACACCGTTTTCATCCACGGCTTTGGAAGCTGAGCGCGCTTACAGAATCAGCGAATATCAAAACCTTGTGAAAGGCGAGTTTGAGACCATTGCTCAATTTGAGCAACGTAAAAAGGATGTAAACGCGCGAGTTGCCGCGATCACCAGAGAGTATGAGCAGAAGATAAATGACGCCCGCGCCGCGCATAATGCCTATATCGCCAAACTGGATCTGCGTATGCGGCAAATCCTTAACCAATCCCGAGAGACCATCCAGATGAAAGGAACCTTGGGAGCTTATGACTCGGAAACGCAGAAATTTAAGGTATCGATCCCCGGCAAGACCTTTGACGTAGTCGTGCCTTTGGACAAGGCGCCCGGCGTAAAGCAAAACTTTGCCAAATACAGCTTGTCCGTCACCCGCCAGCTCAATCAGAACATGGGCTGGGATTATCTGGAAGCCAAGCTGAGCGGCGAAGCGGGCACCTTTGCATCGACGGACAAGGCGCCGGCTCTTGGCGGCTCGACCACAATTATTAGCATCATACCGCCCCGGCTGGAAGCGATCATCTCATTTTCGGAGCCCGGCGGCAACAACATGTTGGACGCAGAAGAGACGGCAACGCTGACGATCAATATCAACAATAGCGGCAAGGGTAGCGCCAATATGGTGGAAGCGATCTTTAACCTGACTGGCAGCAGCGCGGTTTCCTATCCCGGATCGCTGTATTTCGGAGAGGTCAAGGCGGGGCAGACAGTTTCCCAAAGCATCACTCTCAAAGGCGAATCCGGATTAACCGACACTCAAGTGGAACTGCGGATAAGTTTCAGGGAGCAAAACGGCTTTCCGCCGGACGATAAACCCCTTAAATTTAGTACCAAGGCGTTGCTCGCACCGGATATTTACATCGCGGACTCTGGCATCGCGGATCAGAGCAAAAACGGCAAGATCGAACCCGGTGAGCAGGTCGAGGTACGCGCCAGAATCCATAACCGTGGACAGGGCATCGCCAAAGGGGTGAGCGCGGAAGTGAATCTGGGAGAATTGACCTATTTCATGCAAGGCAGCGGCGCTTTGCACAATCTGGGGGACATCCCTTCCGGCGGATATAAGGACATCGTTTTTGACATCATCAGCGCCAAAACCGCCACCAAACTCGAGATCAAGATCAATCTCAACGAAGCGAGGGGCAGATTCAGCAATCTCAACCAGCCGCTCAACCTCGCTTTCAACCGAGCTGAAAAAACCGCCGAAGCGATGATCATCACCGGTAAGCACTCTCAGGCACAAATCCGTGCCGCGCCTTCTCTTTCCATAGACATCGAACAGGGCATTCCCACCTTTGGCAAAGCTAATAAAAACCGCTGGGGCGTGGTGATCGGCATCGAGAATTACCGCAACGCATCTTCGGTTCGTTTTGCCCGCCGAGACGCGGAGTTTATGAAAGAATACTTCAACAAAGTGTTAGGCATCCCCATGGCAAACATCTATGAGAAACTGGACGAGCATGCCACATCGGGCACCTTGAGGGAGATTTTCGACCCCCGCGGCTGGCTGGATAAGAACGCTTCCCACAAGGACTGCGAGATCTTTATCTATTACAGCGGACACGGCGCACCGGACATCAACAGCAAAAAGGCGTATCTGCTGCCTTATGACGGAAATCCAGACTATGCCTCGATTTCCGGCTATGACCTCGAAACTCTTTATGCCAACCTGCAAAACCTGAAAGCGAAACAGATCACCCTCTTTCTGGATTCGTGTTTTTCCGGCGCCAACCGCGAAAACGAGATCATCCTCGCCGGTGCCAGACCGGTCTCTATCAAAACCGAGACCCCCAAAGCAGCGGGTAATCTCAGCGTGTTCGCGGCATCCTCCGGCAGCGAGATTGCATCATCATATTCGGATAAGC